Proteins encoded within one genomic window of Armatimonadota bacterium:
- a CDS encoding O-antigen ligase family protein has protein sequence MAKRFLAFLKTLYAFLRVILLPIGYTAKGIYAIIRHPVRSAKIAGAAVHFVMRHPITSWRIFYQFLRRAHKRFVRPAVQYLFSIFKLIFPWILAVTLAALLARSILSLSPTKVVAIFLASCLMGIIWRRIEVGIVLLLIMVATIFYASVFPKVITIGGFGPWGAETLLIALIGVGTVRFLANRNSIFPRSPVTLPLVVFYISIIISMANSYFNYLQNPRGWFDFKTVYNTCRPLFFYLFFFVIAFGLQTERELKVVLKSAVVMSVIVSILMVVQAALGTSHRVFFGTEWSPKFVNPLSPEEQEVARSLPPGLSLSQMIFIPVLYLTACQKGKSAFIYGIAFLCMLIGLAFSFTRNYWFTAAVCSVLLIILAGRGIRGRLIGITAILLVSSILLSFVVGNLMSAAGSEFGPAMVRRFQSLINKEAFESASFENRREEVRRTWPQILRDPIFGVGPGKPFYYDEITLKSGQKLLIEHSALHNSYLELWLVYGAFGLGSFIWLSIAFLVRAICAYRRLKNPYYKAWALGLGIAYIGFLIRANIGMHILHEPPQMLSVALSWGIIDVMLKLERAKAEAFAHQAAQKLPIPRRPLVNPTIS, from the coding sequence ATGGCTAAACGATTCTTGGCATTTCTAAAAACTTTGTATGCGTTTTTGAGAGTTATACTTCTGCCGATTGGATATACGGCTAAGGGCATCTATGCAATCATCAGGCATCCAGTTCGATCAGCCAAGATTGCAGGCGCCGCAGTACACTTCGTTATGCGGCATCCTATAACGTCCTGGCGAATATTCTACCAATTCCTGCGTAGGGCCCATAAGCGGTTTGTTAGGCCAGCGGTCCAATACCTATTCTCTATCTTCAAGCTAATCTTCCCGTGGATATTGGCAGTTACCCTTGCGGCTTTGTTGGCTCGCTCAATACTTTCTCTATCACCTACAAAAGTAGTTGCAATTTTCTTGGCAAGTTGTTTGATGGGCATTATATGGCGGCGGATTGAAGTAGGCATTGTCCTGCTTTTGATAATGGTGGCAACAATTTTCTACGCCAGCGTGTTCCCAAAAGTAATTACTATTGGAGGCTTCGGTCCGTGGGGTGCTGAGACTTTATTGATTGCTCTCATCGGTGTGGGCACAGTGCGGTTTCTTGCAAATCGCAATTCAATATTTCCACGAAGTCCTGTTACCTTGCCATTGGTAGTGTTTTACATCTCAATAATCATTTCAATGGCTAACAGCTATTTTAATTATTTGCAGAATCCCAGGGGCTGGTTTGACTTCAAAACAGTTTATAACACATGCCGACCGCTGTTCTTCTACCTATTCTTTTTCGTAATAGCATTCGGGCTTCAGACTGAACGTGAGCTAAAAGTTGTTCTCAAATCGGCAGTCGTAATGAGCGTAATTGTTTCAATACTGATGGTGGTCCAAGCGGCTTTGGGCACCTCGCACCGCGTTTTCTTCGGGACAGAATGGTCGCCAAAATTCGTTAATCCACTCAGTCCTGAGGAACAAGAAGTTGCACGCTCGTTGCCACCAGGCCTTTCTTTGTCTCAAATGATATTTATTCCAGTGCTTTATCTTACCGCATGCCAAAAGGGGAAATCAGCCTTCATATATGGAATTGCTTTTTTATGCATGCTTATTGGATTGGCATTTAGCTTTACAAGAAATTATTGGTTTACAGCTGCAGTATGTTCAGTCTTGCTAATTATTCTTGCCGGCCGAGGCATTAGGGGACGCTTGATAGGCATCACTGCAATTTTGCTTGTAAGTTCAATTTTACTTAGTTTCGTAGTTGGAAACTTAATGTCAGCCGCAGGCAGTGAATTTGGGCCTGCCATGGTGCGCAGATTTCAGTCACTCATAAACAAAGAGGCATTTGAGTCAGCCTCCTTCGAAAACCGCCGCGAGGAAGTACGAAGAACATGGCCGCAGATACTAAGAGACCCAATCTTCGGCGTAGGTCCGGGTAAACCCTTCTATTATGATGAAATCACTCTAAAAAGCGGTCAAAAACTACTGATAGAGCACTCTGCTCTTCACAATAGCTATCTAGAACTTTGGCTCGTTTACGGCGCTTTTGGACTTGGTAGCTTTATCTGGCTAAGTATAGCTTTTCTCGTTAGAGCCATTTGCGCTTACAGACGCCTAAAGAATCCATACTATAAAGCATGGGCATTAGGACTTGGCATAGCTTATATAGGATTTCTTATTCGGGCAAACATAGGTATGCATATACTGCACGAACCGCCACAAATGCTTTCTGTGGCGCTTTCATGGGGTATTATTGATGTCATGTTAAAATTGGAACGTGCTAAAGCTGAAGCTTTTGCTCATCAGGCGGCACAGAAACTGCCAATTCCACGTCGCCCACTCGTTAACCCAACGATCTCTTAA
- a CDS encoding exosortase/archaeosortase family protein, whose amino-acid sequence MVEKETRLESSSTIKSSSDWNLLTYLLIALSLILLLVLYVPVFKWWYQQWTVKDSYYSHGFLIPPISAFIIYLKRKELRKLEIKPSTRGWLFIIPAGIIVLLSLWGEARSVAGLMFPIILCGMVALLFGMQILRELLFPLLFLFFMCVIPSFLIAKISFKIQVLSTIGGTWLLKLFGFNAERAGVIIYLPYITVEVGAPCSGFRLLISLFAFSTLFAYIKEGPLWGKLVLISSTLPLSLVINSLRVAMIGMVGDLMGYEAMHTFHDYSGYIVLVFAFVFLSLLSRWVGCRKYSQMLYS is encoded by the coding sequence ATGGTGGAAAAAGAGACAAGGCTTGAAAGTTCCAGCACAATTAAAAGCTCAAGTGATTGGAATTTACTTACATATTTGCTAATTGCTCTAAGCCTCATCCTGCTTTTGGTGCTCTATGTGCCCGTTTTTAAATGGTGGTACCAGCAATGGACAGTTAAAGATAGCTACTATTCACATGGGTTCCTGATACCACCAATTTCTGCTTTCATCATATACCTAAAGAGGAAAGAGCTAAGAAAACTAGAAATAAAACCATCTACTCGCGGTTGGCTTTTCATTATCCCCGCGGGTATTATTGTGCTGCTTTCGCTCTGGGGCGAAGCACGAAGCGTTGCTGGGTTGATGTTCCCCATAATTCTCTGCGGCATGGTGGCTCTTCTTTTCGGTATGCAAATACTAAGAGAGCTCCTTTTCCCGCTCCTCTTCCTATTTTTCATGTGCGTAATTCCAAGCTTCCTTATTGCAAAAATAAGTTTCAAGATACAAGTACTCTCGACAATTGGTGGTACTTGGCTGTTAAAACTATTTGGATTCAATGCAGAAAGAGCAGGGGTAATTATCTATCTTCCTTATATTACTGTGGAAGTCGGGGCACCGTGTAGCGGGTTCAGGCTGTTAATATCTTTGTTTGCATTCTCAACGCTTTTTGCTTATATCAAAGAGGGTCCTCTTTGGGGTAAATTGGTGCTTATTTCGTCCACACTACCCTTGAGTCTTGTCATAAATTCGCTTAGAGTTGCAATGATTGGGATGGTTGGCGACCTCATGGGTTATGAGGCTATGCATACTTTCCATGATTATTCTGGATATATAGTTCTTGTTTTTGCCTTTGTCTTTCTTTCACTACTGTCGAGGTGGGTCGGTTGTCGAAAGTACAGTCAAATGTTATATTCCTAG
- a CDS encoding EpsI family protein: MSKVQSNVIFLVIFFAILLSAARMVKPFAHEGRVVTSFEGIPKTVGSWSGVDREFDEEVKKQLPGSSLLWRDYTDKDGNIVSIAIVYGTALGIFHQPEICLQGSGWTILEEGDTKIPIKSGSSITAKYFVMENEYIGRSAGVYWFSTRGMTSTFLGTHKTQLYLYRILRRKIEPSALVRFTSMVQSDDATTLKKVKELAGLLFPYVQEELKK; the protein is encoded by the coding sequence TTGTCGAAAGTACAGTCAAATGTTATATTCCTAGTTATTTTCTTCGCCATTTTGCTTTCTGCTGCCCGCATGGTAAAACCTTTTGCTCATGAAGGCAGAGTAGTTACTTCTTTTGAGGGAATACCTAAAACGGTTGGTTCCTGGTCTGGCGTTGACCGTGAATTTGACGAGGAAGTTAAAAAACAACTTCCAGGTAGCAGTTTGTTGTGGCGCGATTACACTGACAAGGATGGCAACATAGTAAGCATTGCAATCGTCTATGGCACGGCTTTAGGCATCTTTCACCAACCTGAAATATGCCTGCAGGGTTCGGGATGGACAATATTGGAAGAAGGCGATACAAAAATTCCAATAAAATCCGGCAGCTCAATAACAGCAAAGTATTTCGTAATGGAAAATGAGTACATTGGGAGGTCCGCAGGAGTATATTGGTTCAGTACAAGAGGAATGACTTCCACATTCCTAGGCACTCACAAAACACAATTATATCTTTATCGCATATTAAGGCGTAAAATTGAACCTTCTGCGCTTGTAAGATTTACATCAATGGTTCAGTCCGACGATGCAACAACTCTGAAAAAGGTGAAGGAATTGGCAGGGTTACTTTTCCCGTATGTGCAGGAGGAGCTGAAGAAATAA